A window of Mucilaginibacter paludis DSM 18603 contains these coding sequences:
- a CDS encoding acyltransferase family protein, which translates to MSYHTRFNFHAFANLGVQFFFVISGFLITTLLLKEQVKKGNISLKNFYIRRFFRIIPIAYLYLVCVVALNFILHLKLNPLYILASFLFIRNFFWGSTKLDHLTTHYWSLSVEEQFYLFFPVILKKNINVYICFLLFLIAFGVILDFNGEFLKSLDSTGATYLIISFLNQFQGIAIGSLFCILIVKGKISSDFKQKTFKMVCLLFLILLLTFFSEGFGNVKNILKCFAFAYVVFMCLEVDNSIFYRFLNHAWVKLIGVLSFSIYIWQQPLTLGLNFFNSSGLIQRFSNKLPVDLAFSLISIIVLFCISYISYHYYEKKFLKLRERYRD; encoded by the coding sequence ATGTCTTACCACACACGATTTAACTTTCACGCATTTGCAAACTTGGGAGTACAATTTTTCTTTGTAATTAGTGGTTTTTTAATAACTACTTTACTGCTAAAGGAGCAGGTGAAAAAAGGAAATATTTCCTTGAAAAATTTTTATATCAGGCGTTTTTTTAGGATAATTCCAATTGCGTATTTATACTTGGTTTGTGTAGTTGCACTGAACTTTATTTTGCATTTAAAATTAAATCCTTTGTATATATTGGCTTCTTTTTTATTTATAAGAAATTTTTTTTGGGGCTCTACGAAATTGGACCATCTTACTACACACTATTGGTCGCTTTCTGTAGAAGAACAATTTTACTTGTTTTTTCCTGTAATTCTTAAAAAGAATATCAATGTCTACATCTGCTTTTTATTATTTCTAATAGCGTTCGGGGTGATCTTAGATTTTAATGGTGAATTTCTTAAAAGTCTGGACAGTACAGGAGCGACATACTTGATCATATCTTTTCTAAATCAATTTCAAGGGATAGCTATCGGTTCCCTGTTTTGCATTCTGATTGTTAAGGGCAAAATTTCATCCGATTTCAAGCAGAAAACTTTTAAGATGGTTTGTTTACTTTTTTTAATCCTCCTTTTAACCTTTTTTTCTGAGGGGTTTGGCAACGTAAAAAATATTTTAAAATGTTTTGCATTTGCTTACGTAGTTTTTATGTGTTTGGAGGTTGACAACAGCATCTTTTACAGGTTTTTAAATCATGCTTGGGTGAAGTTGATAGGGGTATTGTCTTTCAGCATTTATATTTGGCAGCAACCACTCACACTTGGCCTCAATTTCTTTAATTCAAGCGGTTTAATTCAGCGTTTTTCAAATAAGCTTCCGGTGGATTTAGCGTTTTCGTTGATTTCGATAATCGTACTATTTTGTATCAGTTATATTTCTTATCATTATTATGAGAAGAAATTTTTGAAGCTCCGTGAAAGATATCGGGATTAA
- a CDS encoding helix-turn-helix domain-containing protein, giving the protein MRTENSLTLLGRLLDKVCASDLLHREHRLALAARIEHLLTETGLNRLQFGNYIRVEMNELRGWLSGTRDLTLETLTEICALFHISIGDLLAEQV; this is encoded by the coding sequence ATGAGAACAGAAAACAGTTTGACCTTATTAGGTCGTCTTTTAGACAAAGTATGCGCTTCTGATCTGTTGCACCGTGAACACCGTTTGGCGCTGGCTGCCCGCATTGAACATTTGCTTACGGAAACCGGTTTAAATCGTTTGCAATTCGGGAACTATATCCGGGTGGAAATGAATGAGCTGCGGGGCTGGTTATCGGGTACACGGGACCTGACACTGGAAACGCTGACCGAGATATGCGCCTTGTTTCATATCAGTATTGGCGATTTGCTGGCCGAGCAGGTGTGA
- a CDS encoding SDR family oxidoreductase: MKIIITGSLGNISKPLTQELIEKDHAVTVISSKPGKQKAIEAIGANAAIGTIEDVLFLTNTFTGADAVYCMLPPFDYFDQKLDVMATTRRQIGNYCTAIRAAGVKQVVHLSSIGAHTDKGNGLLAFHYLAESLFKELPADVIIKHARPVGFYTNLKDFKDTIKGKGLLGLFLTLRFSGFWPLLTGKTGVIAANYGAEDKMPWVAPVDIATAIAEELTTPFTIRSFRYIASEELTCNEIAKTIGEAIGKPWLKWALMSDKDMLGGLKMFGMPESRAMAVVDMNAGMHNGLVNEDYYRHKPKVMGKTKMKDFAKEFVAIYNQ, translated from the coding sequence ATGAAAATCATTATTACGGGTTCTTTAGGGAACATCAGCAAACCGCTAACCCAGGAATTGATAGAGAAAGATCACGCCGTAACCGTTATAAGCAGCAAGCCCGGGAAACAGAAAGCTATTGAGGCAATTGGGGCTAACGCGGCTATCGGTACTATCGAAGATGTTCTGTTTTTAACAAATACATTTACTGGTGCAGATGCTGTTTACTGCATGCTGCCGCCATTTGATTATTTCGACCAGAAACTGGACGTGATGGCGACAACCAGGCGGCAAATTGGCAACTATTGCACGGCGATACGGGCTGCCGGTGTAAAACAGGTGGTACATTTGAGTAGCATTGGTGCGCATACCGATAAGGGAAATGGCTTACTTGCTTTTCACTATCTGGCCGAGAGTTTGTTTAAAGAATTGCCTGCAGATGTTATCATTAAGCATGCCCGGCCTGTGGGCTTTTACACTAATTTAAAAGATTTCAAGGATACGATTAAAGGAAAAGGATTGCTGGGATTATTTTTAACCCTTCGCTTTTCGGGCTTCTGGCCCCTGTTGACAGGTAAAACCGGGGTGATTGCAGCCAACTACGGCGCTGAAGATAAAATGCCCTGGGTTGCTCCCGTAGATATCGCGACCGCGATAGCCGAAGAATTGACCACGCCATTTACCATAAGAAGTTTCCGTTATATCGCCAGTGAGGAGTTGACTTGTAATGAGATAGCCAAAACCATAGGGGAAGCGATTGGCAAGCCCTGGTTGAAATGGGCGCTGATGAGCGACAAGGATATGCTGGGTGGCTTAAAAATGTTTGGGATGCCCGAGTCAAGGGCGATGGCTGTGGTAGATATGAATGCCGGTATGCACAACGGGTTAGTGAATGAAGATTATTACCGCCATAAACCCAAAGTGATGGGCAAAACAAAAATGAAAGATTTCGCCAAAGAATTTGTCGCTATTTATAACCAGTAA
- a CDS encoding helix-turn-helix domain-containing protein, whose translation MQPYRIKSITEYHRLLGLAKPEHPLVSLINVGSFQPPPIEGPVSLIFDFYCISLKRNFNARIRYGQQDCDFDEGVLFCMAPGQLWTLEINQEADNHASGWMIILHPDFLWGTNLAKTIKQYEYFGYSVAEALYLSDKEETMLTGIARYIEQEYHSNIDKFSQSVIIAQLEVILSYTERFYQRQFITRKISNSQIISRVEDILSTYFNSDALPKNGLPPVSYIADQLNLSPGYLSELLKALTGQNTQQHIHVKLIEKAKERLSTSNLSVSEIAYELGFEHLQSFSKLFKAKTNLSPLAFRASFN comes from the coding sequence ATGCAACCTTACAGAATCAAATCTATTACTGAATATCACCGGCTGCTGGGCCTGGCCAAGCCAGAGCATCCGCTGGTTAGCTTGATTAATGTCGGTTCGTTTCAACCCCCGCCCATAGAGGGGCCGGTTAGTTTGATCTTTGATTTTTACTGTATTTCGCTCAAACGAAATTTTAACGCCCGGATCAGGTACGGTCAGCAAGACTGCGATTTTGATGAAGGGGTGTTGTTTTGCATGGCACCCGGACAGCTCTGGACACTGGAAATTAATCAGGAAGCAGACAATCATGCCTCCGGTTGGATGATCATTCTCCATCCTGATTTTTTATGGGGCACCAACCTGGCGAAAACTATCAAGCAATACGAGTATTTTGGTTATTCGGTAGCAGAGGCATTATATCTTTCTGATAAAGAAGAAACTATGCTTACCGGTATTGCCAGGTACATTGAGCAGGAGTATCATTCCAATATTGATAAATTTAGCCAGAGCGTGATCATTGCTCAACTTGAAGTGATACTCAGCTATACTGAACGCTTTTACCAGCGCCAGTTCATCACCCGGAAAATTTCCAATAGTCAGATTATCAGCCGTGTGGAAGATATTTTATCAACCTATTTTAACAGTGATGCTTTACCAAAAAATGGTTTACCGCCGGTAAGCTACATTGCAGACCAGTTAAACCTGTCGCCGGGATATTTAAGCGAATTGCTCAAAGCACTAACCGGGCAAAATACTCAGCAGCATATCCATGTCAAATTGATAGAAAAAGCTAAAGAGCGCTTATCTACCAGTAATTTATCCGTAAGTGAGATTGCTTATGAGTTAGGATTTGAGCATTTGCAATCCTTCAGTAAGTTATTTAAAGCGAAAACCAACCTTTCGCCTTTGGCATTCAGGGCTTCATTCAATTGA
- a CDS encoding aldo/keto reductase — protein MMKNITKIQLGQNGPLVSKLGLGCMRMSSIWGGLTPDETESIATIHEALDNGINFLNTGDFYGAGHNEMLIGKAIKGRRDDAFISVKFGAIFHNGQWLGMDLRPIAIKNFINYSLTRLGIETIDLYQPSRMDGSVPVEDIIGTVAQLIQEGKVRHIGVSEITADQLRIANGIYPISALEIGYSLAERGIESDLLPAAKELGISVVAFANTAEGLLTGEMKAPLAENDYRNHFSRFQGENLVHNLEKVEVLKELAADKGYTPTQVAIAWVKEQGDNIMPLVSMSRRSRLPENIAAMDIVFTPEEMKTLNATFATGAIQGGTYLQR, from the coding sequence ATGATGAAAAACATTACAAAAATTCAACTGGGACAAAATGGCCCACTGGTATCTAAACTTGGTTTGGGCTGTATGCGCATGTCATCTATCTGGGGCGGACTTACACCAGATGAAACAGAAAGCATTGCTACTATCCATGAAGCCCTGGATAATGGGATTAATTTTTTGAACACCGGCGACTTTTACGGTGCTGGTCATAACGAAATGCTGATAGGCAAAGCCATTAAAGGAAGGCGAGACGACGCTTTTATCAGCGTGAAATTTGGTGCCATATTTCATAATGGCCAGTGGCTGGGGATGGACCTTCGCCCTATAGCCATTAAAAATTTTATCAATTACTCGCTTACCCGTTTGGGTATTGAAACCATTGACCTTTACCAGCCAAGCCGAATGGATGGCAGCGTGCCGGTAGAAGATATTATTGGTACGGTTGCCCAACTGATTCAGGAAGGTAAAGTACGTCATATCGGCGTATCAGAAATTACGGCTGACCAACTTCGTATAGCAAATGGAATTTACCCCATCAGCGCGCTGGAAATAGGCTATTCACTGGCTGAACGTGGGATAGAAAGCGACCTGCTACCGGCTGCAAAAGAGCTGGGCATTAGTGTAGTAGCTTTCGCCAATACCGCAGAAGGCCTATTGACCGGTGAAATGAAAGCTCCACTTGCCGAAAATGATTACCGCAACCATTTCTCTCGTTTTCAAGGAGAAAACTTGGTACATAACCTGGAAAAGGTTGAGGTATTAAAGGAGTTGGCTGCTGATAAAGGTTATACGCCAACTCAAGTTGCGATTGCCTGGGTAAAAGAACAGGGCGACAATATCATGCCTTTAGTAAGCATGAGTCGCAGGTCGCGTTTACCGGAAAATATCGCTGCAATGGACATTGTATTTACGCCGGAAGAAATGAAAACCTTAAACGCTACTTTTGCAACAGGCGCCATACAGGGTGGTACCTATTTACAACGTTAA
- a CDS encoding helix-turn-helix domain-containing protein — protein MTSPAEILPGVIFYSYLSAERKEKACFWNHHTLILQVSGQFTLETSAQTISMTGGEMLLIGKNQLGTITKTPLPGASYETIVISLQEDLLRRIVLEEKIEADRKYVGPPNILIPSNEFLQGYFQSIVPYARSSGAEMTDEMGILKVKEGVKLLMLAMPVLRNFLFDFSEPHKIDLEKFMINNFHFNVPVEKFAQLTGRSLAAFKRDFLKTFGAPPRQWLQDKRLHEAKHLIEIKHQKPSAIYLDLGFESLSHFSHSFKRKFGKAPTG, from the coding sequence ATGACCAGTCCAGCAGAAATTCTTCCGGGAGTGATCTTCTATTCTTACCTCTCTGCCGAGCGTAAAGAGAAAGCATGTTTCTGGAACCACCACACCCTGATATTGCAGGTTTCAGGACAATTTACGCTGGAAACCTCCGCGCAAACCATTTCAATGACCGGAGGAGAAATGTTGCTGATCGGTAAAAACCAGCTTGGCACAATTACCAAAACACCGCTGCCCGGCGCAAGCTATGAAACGATAGTGATATCCCTGCAGGAGGACTTGCTGCGCAGAATTGTGTTAGAAGAAAAGATCGAAGCGGACCGGAAATACGTCGGTCCGCCAAATATCCTGATCCCTTCTAACGAATTCCTGCAGGGGTATTTTCAGTCTATTGTTCCATACGCGCGCAGCTCCGGAGCGGAGATGACTGATGAAATGGGTATCCTGAAGGTAAAGGAAGGGGTTAAATTACTCATGCTTGCCATGCCGGTGCTTCGTAACTTTTTATTCGACTTTTCAGAACCGCACAAGATCGACCTGGAAAAGTTCATGATCAATAACTTTCATTTTAATGTCCCTGTCGAAAAATTTGCTCAACTTACCGGCCGCAGCCTGGCTGCCTTTAAACGGGATTTCTTGAAGACATTTGGTGCTCCGCCCCGTCAGTGGTTACAGGATAAGCGACTACACGAAGCAAAGCACCTCATCGAGATCAAGCATCAAAAGCCATCAGCTATTTACCTTGACCTGGGCTTTGAAAGCCTGTCGCACTTCTCACATTCCTTTAAGAGAAAATTCGGTAAGGCACCCACCGGTTAA
- a CDS encoding NmrA family NAD(P)-binding protein, whose amino-acid sequence MKITTTGSLGNVAKSLVKKLIAAGHKVTVISTKGGRKNEIEALGAKAAIGSINDEVFLTEAFSGADAVYTMMPPSMGSGNMIQNIADAGQAYANAIKAAGVTRVVMLSSVGADAAEGTGPVQGVHRVEEILQELAGVNVTILRSGFFYINFLRDIPLIKSKGIFGNNYSGDDRLALTHPEDLSAALAEELQAEGNGFEVKYVVSDVSSGDEISGLFGQAIGKPELVWTQIPDEQLKQGMLAAGLQPELVGLIVEMGQGVRAGIITKDFFAKGAKVTGQIKLEQFTEEFKAAYLRA is encoded by the coding sequence ATGAAAATCACAACAACAGGCTCATTGGGAAATGTAGCCAAATCATTAGTAAAAAAACTGATCGCAGCCGGACATAAAGTAACCGTAATCAGCACAAAAGGCGGCCGAAAAAATGAAATTGAGGCTTTGGGTGCAAAGGCAGCTATCGGCTCCATCAATGATGAAGTGTTTTTGACTGAAGCTTTTAGCGGTGCAGATGCAGTTTATACCATGATGCCACCATCAATGGGGTCAGGTAATATGATACAGAATATCGCTGATGCGGGGCAAGCTTACGCGAATGCTATTAAAGCGGCAGGCGTAACGCGCGTAGTCATGCTGAGCAGCGTTGGTGCCGATGCTGCTGAAGGTACCGGCCCGGTACAAGGTGTTCATCGTGTTGAAGAGATATTACAGGAGTTAGCCGGCGTGAATGTGACCATTTTGAGGTCAGGTTTTTTCTATATTAACTTTTTGAGAGATATCCCATTGATCAAAAGCAAAGGCATCTTCGGTAACAATTATAGCGGTGATGACCGGTTGGCCCTTACACACCCTGAAGATCTTTCGGCAGCGCTTGCAGAAGAATTACAAGCTGAAGGAAACGGCTTTGAAGTGAAATACGTTGTGAGTGATGTTTCGAGTGGTGACGAAATATCAGGATTGTTCGGCCAGGCTATTGGCAAACCGGAACTGGTTTGGACACAAATTCCCGATGAACAACTAAAACAGGGTATGCTTGCCGCAGGATTGCAGCCGGAATTAGTCGGCCTGATCGTCGAAATGGGACAAGGCGTAAGGGCAGGTATCATTACCAAAGACTTTTTTGCCAAGGGAGCAAAGGTTACTGGTCAGATCAAGCTGGAACAGTTTACTGAAGAGTTCAAAGCTGCGTATCTACGTGCTTAA
- a CDS encoding alkene reductase, whose product MKKLFMTYSKAALQLKNHVVMAPMTRSRAIGNVANELMATYYQQRSGAGLIITEGTSPSPEGLGYPRIPGIFNNAQVEGWKLVTNAVHEGGSKIFLQLMHTGRIAHSSNLPEGHQVVGLSAIKAAGEIYTDTGMLEYSAPTTLDEKDIARIIQDHVKAAENAIAAGFDGIELHGAHGYLLEQSLNPHVNNRTDNYGGSIQNRSRLTLEIVQKTATSVGADKVGLRISPFLTSNDMPAYDEVEVHETYVNIAREVKQMGIAYLHISNNPGIPEKTHHGIREAFANTIIYCNGFTAETAEAKLQDGSADLVAFGRSFLANPDFMRRIEKNAPLNEPDYNSLYTPSEEGYTDYPVLY is encoded by the coding sequence ATGAAAAAGTTATTTATGACCTATAGCAAAGCCGCACTCCAGTTGAAGAATCACGTCGTGATGGCGCCAATGACCAGAAGCCGTGCCATCGGCAATGTGGCCAATGAATTAATGGCCACCTATTACCAACAGCGCTCAGGTGCCGGACTCATCATCACCGAAGGCACTTCACCCAGCCCCGAGGGTTTAGGCTACCCCCGCATCCCGGGTATTTTTAATAATGCCCAGGTGGAGGGGTGGAAACTGGTAACCAATGCGGTTCATGAGGGCGGCTCCAAAATATTTCTACAATTGATGCACACCGGCAGAATAGCCCACAGTTCCAATTTGCCAGAAGGCCATCAGGTTGTGGGTTTATCCGCTATTAAAGCAGCGGGCGAAATTTATACAGATACCGGCATGTTGGAATACTCGGCCCCAACAACATTGGATGAAAAAGACATAGCCCGTATTATACAAGACCATGTTAAGGCTGCTGAAAATGCCATAGCCGCAGGTTTCGACGGCATTGAGTTACACGGGGCGCACGGCTATTTATTAGAGCAGTCTTTAAATCCGCATGTCAATAACCGTACGGATAACTATGGCGGATCAATACAGAACCGCAGCCGCCTGACGCTGGAGATCGTACAAAAAACAGCAACCTCCGTAGGAGCAGATAAGGTTGGCCTGCGCATTTCACCTTTTTTAACGTCTAATGACATGCCCGCTTATGACGAGGTTGAAGTACATGAAACCTATGTTAATATTGCCCGGGAAGTAAAACAGATGGGCATCGCGTACCTGCATATTTCAAACAATCCGGGCATTCCCGAAAAAACACATCATGGCATTCGGGAGGCTTTCGCTAACACCATCATCTATTGCAACGGGTTTACGGCAGAAACTGCTGAAGCCAAGTTACAGGATGGTTCAGCTGATCTGGTCGCCTTTGGCAGAAGCTTTTTGGCAAACCCCGATTTTATGAGGAGAATAGAAAAAAACGCCCCCTTGAATGAGCCGGACTATAACTCGCTTTATACGCCAAGCGAGGAAGGCTACACTGATTACCCCGTACTCTATTAA
- a CDS encoding helix-turn-helix domain-containing protein produces MIFSFNATPEFDFITYFARHIGATVNNDLLVIPDHVGNGFIRKLAFGPEFKVTMHHYVLKDDLIIKRSTSGLGNELITIFFYSNEQMLGIAFDNNPNIQFSERDDSAIQVTSNNLSSTIRFPAGHTIRYVVIAIMPSYLKTILALNKLNSTLETITNPGNTFLYFENMTAEAKLLLKNLSAVDMSDGLSQFYMQIKVQELLYLLFQKLSKRESLPHQNINSADAARLLHIRNEIINDLSTPPVLPEMAQIAAMSETKLKQLFKQAFGDTIYNYFQRARMEEAAFLLKQGKRSVAEVGYELGFTNLSHFSRLFKKHYGFTPKRYSSQA; encoded by the coding sequence ATGATCTTTAGTTTTAATGCAACGCCGGAGTTTGATTTCATAACTTATTTTGCCAGGCACATCGGGGCAACGGTAAATAATGATTTGTTGGTCATTCCTGATCATGTTGGTAACGGATTCATTCGTAAACTGGCCTTTGGTCCCGAATTCAAGGTCACTATGCACCACTATGTGCTAAAGGATGACCTGATCATCAAACGCAGTACCTCCGGCCTGGGTAACGAACTGATCACCATCTTTTTTTACAGCAACGAGCAAATGCTCGGCATAGCGTTTGACAATAATCCAAATATTCAGTTTTCCGAGCGCGATGATTCCGCCATCCAGGTAACTTCTAATAACCTGAGCTCAACCATACGCTTCCCCGCAGGGCATACAATACGTTACGTAGTAATCGCTATTATGCCGTCCTATCTGAAAACAATATTGGCCTTGAATAAACTGAATTCTACGCTCGAAACCATAACCAATCCTGGTAATACATTTCTCTATTTTGAGAACATGACGGCTGAGGCCAAATTGCTGCTCAAAAACTTAAGCGCGGTGGATATGAGCGATGGCTTAAGCCAATTCTACATGCAAATCAAGGTACAGGAGCTGCTGTACCTGCTTTTTCAAAAGCTATCTAAACGCGAAAGCTTACCGCATCAAAACATAAACAGTGCGGATGCGGCCAGGCTTCTTCATATCCGTAACGAAATTATCAATGATCTGAGCACGCCGCCGGTTTTGCCTGAGATGGCACAAATTGCGGCCATGAGCGAGACCAAACTCAAACAGCTTTTCAAGCAGGCCTTTGGCGATACGATTTACAATTATTTTCAGCGCGCCCGGATGGAAGAGGCTGCTTTTTTGTTGAAGCAAGGTAAGCGGTCTGTGGCTGAGGTTGGCTATGAACTGGGCTTTACCAACCTAAGCCACTTTAGCAGGTTGTTTAAAAAACATTACGGCTTTACACCTAAGCGTTATTCGTCCCAGGCTTAA
- a CDS encoding DUF2200 domain-containing protein: MNPGVKQDERIAKMSFASVYPLYLTKIEKKGRTKAELDKVIRWLTGYDDSQLLELLATKASLEIFFGRASLHPHADRITGTICGYRIEEIENPLTRKVRYLDKLVDELAKGKHMEKILRS; the protein is encoded by the coding sequence ATGAACCCAGGTGTAAAACAGGATGAAAGGATAGCAAAAATGAGCTTTGCTTCGGTGTACCCACTTTACCTGACAAAAATCGAAAAGAAAGGCCGGACCAAGGCAGAACTGGATAAAGTGATCCGCTGGCTGACCGGCTACGATGACAGCCAACTCCTTGAGTTGTTAGCAACAAAAGCCAGCTTAGAGATCTTTTTCGGCCGGGCCTCCCTTCATCCCCATGCCGACCGTATTACCGGAACGATCTGCGGGTACCGCATTGAGGAGATTGAAAATCCTTTGACCAGGAAGGTGCGTTATCTGGATAAACTGGTGGATGAGCTGGCCAAAGGAAAACATATGGAGAAAATATTGCGGTCTTAA
- a CDS encoding RNA polymerase sigma factor produces MEFKDLPDHILIDECRTGNTKAFDILFERYFNKLHFFSLKYLRDRALAEEMVIDIMIKLWEKKDDFTSELSIGPYLFRAMKNKIVDHYRKKGLETVLLEQSHEELSITNSTEHRLAFE; encoded by the coding sequence ATGGAATTTAAAGATTTACCAGACCATATTCTTATTGATGAATGCCGGACTGGTAATACCAAAGCCTTTGATATCTTATTTGAGCGTTATTTCAATAAACTGCATTTCTTTTCTTTAAAATATTTAAGGGACCGGGCTTTAGCCGAAGAAATGGTGATAGATATCATGATCAAGCTTTGGGAAAAAAAAGACGATTTCACTTCCGAATTGTCCATTGGGCCTTATCTTTTCAGGGCCATGAAAAACAAAATTGTTGATCATTATCGTAAAAAAGGTCTGGAAACTGTTCTGTTAGAACAATCCCATGAGGAGCTATCCATAACTAATTCAACCGAGCATCGCCTTGCCTTTGAATAA